The segment AGTCTTAGCTTGGTATATCGCGCACCCGCGGATTTCATTTGTCATTCCTGGCGCAAAGAAACCCGAACAAGTCGCAGACAATGCCAAAGCTTTGGATATTCATTTATCTTTAGAAGATGCCCAAACAATCGATCAGTTATTCCGAGAGTTTAAATAATACTCAAAAACAGCCACATCAAGAAAATGATGTAGCTGTTTTTTTATAAATGATACAGTAAGCCTCGACTATTTGAATAGGGCTAAAATTGGTTGAAAGAAGTTAATTTTTGGTTGAATAACTTCCATTCAAATTAATCAAATCTATACATAAAACACTATTTATAGATGTCATTTCGATGACCAATTTGTACGATCAAAATCGTTATCACTTCATCATCTATATCTGCAATGATCCGATAATTCCCCACTCTATAACGCCATTCGCCACTCCTATTCGCTACTAACCCTTTACCATATTGTCTGGGGTTATCTGTATTGATAAGATTTTTTTCTATCCATGATAGTATCAAAGAAGCTTGAAATTTATCCATTTTTTTCAATGCTTTTTGTGCACCTTTTTCATAACGGACAAGATATTGCTTCCTCATAATCCTAGTTCTCTTTTCATTTCTTCATGCGAGATACTTTCATCAAGACTCTTATGATCTTTCATCGCTTTATTATAGATATCCATATCAATCTGATCTTCTAGCGTTTCTAATAAAGTTGTCCTTGCCAATTCTGAAACGGTCATTCCATTCAAATCAGCCATTGCTAACATAAATGCTTTTTCTTCGTCTGATACACGAAACGTAATATTACTCATACCTTGACACCTCCTGTATACATTTGTATTACATATCTATATCGTAATACAAATGTATACAACTGTCAATAAAATACTGTATTGCCCCCACGTTACTCTTTA is part of the Enterococcus mundtii genome and harbors:
- a CDS encoding type II toxin-antitoxin system RelE family toxin, with product MRKQYLVRYEKGAQKALKKMDKFQASLILSWIEKNLINTDNPRQYGKGLVANRSGEWRYRVGNYRIIADIDDEVITILIVQIGHRNDIYK
- the relB gene encoding type II toxin-antitoxin system RelB family antitoxin, coding for MSNITFRVSDEEKAFMLAMADLNGMTVSELARTTLLETLEDQIDMDIYNKAMKDHKSLDESISHEEMKRELGL